One Methanofollis sp. genomic window, CCCTTCTCCTTGATCCGGATCGCCTTGACAAAGGTGCGCCTCCTCGCGCTGTACAGGCATCGGAGGATGCTCTGCTTGACCAGTTCGGCCTGCCGCGCCCAATCCCCCACCTCCTTCCCGAGGTGCTGCCCCATCTTCACCGCTTCGAGGATGCCGGCGCAGCAGGCCGAGTTCGCATAGATCTCAAACCCGTGCTCGTAGGCAGGGTACTCATGGATGCTGTTGATTGTGTGAATCAGGTGGATCTCGTCGTTCTTGTTCCGCAGGATGAAGGTGACCGCGTCGGCCACGTTCTTCCAGAACTCTTCGGCGATATCGTAGCCGTGGAGTTCGGAATATTTGCCGAGTGCGTAGAGGGCGACACCATTGCAGTCGATCTGGAGTTCCTTGTAACTGGTGTCCATGCCGTCCACATTGCACCGCTGGGGGAACTCGCCTGTCGGTTTCTGGGCCGAGAGAATAAACCGCAGGGCCCTCCTGCTCTCCTCGACAAGGCCGGCCCGCAACGCCCCAAGCGTGACGATCGAGTGGTCCCGCACGTAGATGAAGGGATAGCGCGTGCCCGGCGGGCTGGCATAAAAACCACCATTCGCATGCTGGTTCTTCTTTATAACCTCGATGCTCGACTGGTACAATTTCCCGGCTTCCTGCAAATTCATACGCCACCATCACTGGAACTTGAAAATACAGGCCACCTTCTTCATCATCTCGTCCACTTCAGCCCTCCCGAGGCCGGCATTGACGATGGCATCGTCGTTGTAGACGGTCGCCCCCGCAGGATTGGCATCGCTTGCAAGGTGGAGCGAGGTCTTCTTGCCGGCCATCTCGGCACGCTTCGCCCGCAAGCAGTGGTGAAAGAGGCAGAAGATGTTGGAGACCGCAAGGCTCCTCCTCATCTCGATGAGCATTCCGAACTCCTCGGGTTCTTCCCCAAACTCCTCGACGAACTCCTGGACAACGCTGAAAAACGGGCAGATATGGAGGACGTTCACCCCACCCATCGGATCCCCTTCAAGGCCTGCCCCCTCTCGTTCACCGAGTGCCGAGGCAATGGCTTCTATCCAGGCGATCGTCTTTTCAGGCCCCTGCGACCTGACACTCTCGACAATTGCCAGAAGAAACGACGTCACCAGAACCTGTTTCACATCCATCACGATACCCCGGGGTGCATCCCATCAGGTATTGCATGGATTTTATATTTTTTCCAGCATCTTGACGACCGCCCGGTTCCAGCCCTCAGGGCCCACACCGTCGGCATGCACCACCTCCTGGCCAGCTTTTTCGTACGACCCGTCGGGCTTCTGGACCAGTATGGGGATGTCTGTCGCCGCAAGCATGGGAAGATCGTTTCTGCTGTCGCCAAGGCCGACAGTCGTCACCGTCCCGTACTCCTCCCTGAAGAGAGCGGCAAGGAGAGAGACGGCCCTGCCCTTGTCATTATCGCCGGTCAGGTGGAAGTACCGGCCGCCCCGCGTGTGCCTGAGGCCCCGGGCTTCGATCTCCCCGAGGACCGCCTCGACACAGGCGGGATCGGGGATGACAAAGGGTTCGTCATACTCCCTCATCCTGGCCAGACGTGCCGATGCACGGTCCAGCCCCGCGTCATGGGCGACCTCCTCGACGGTCATGTCCCCGAAACCTATGACTTTGCACCCGGTCTTCGACCGAATTTCCCTGATGGCCGCCCGCAGACGACCGTAGGGCGCGCCGAGTTCTATCACCAGATAGCCCCCGGCCTCACGGGTGTGGCCGACAGGCACGGTGAAGTAGCCGCGGGGGATGAAAACTGCTCCCCCGTTCTCGCTGATGAACGGGTCCGAGACACCCAGTTTATCCCTGACGACCTCGATCTCGGCTCTTGTCTTGCTCGTGCAGATGACAAGAGGGCACCTCTTCAGGGAGAGGAGGCGGAGTGCCGGGGCCGCGGCGGCAAAAGAATACGTGTCGTGGTCCAGGAGTGTCCCGTCCAGATCGGTGAATATGACGTGGATGCTCTCCCCCCCGGCCCCTACTCCCTGATGATATTCTCGTCCTCGATGATCGTCCTGATCAGTTTGTGCCTGAGCCGCGGGATGGCCGAACTAGCCCTGAGCCAGTCAGGGATCTGCGCATGTGCAGGTGAGATCAGGTACTCGTTCCCGGCCTCTACGATGACCCTCTCGAAACGATCGATGTAATGCTCCTCATCGTGCCGGTTGTACCGGATCTGGTTGCAGATCGCATCGGTGTGGTACTGCCGCAGGCGGTCCTGCGCCGTCCTCCGGTAGAGCACCCTGAGGCTGGTGAGAAAAGCCGGGGAGATCTCGTAGCCGTCGACCTCGGTCATCGCCCGCAGGAGAGTGACCAGGATGTCCCCGGCCATCTTCAGCAGCCCTTCAGTCCTGCCGGCGCCGATCAGTTTGTGTTTGTGGTCGTAATAGCCGAGGTCGGTCTGGCAGATCCGTTTCTTCACCACCGACCTGTACACCTCGTAGAGGGTGCCGATCTCAAGCCCCCAGTCCATGGGGATCCTGATGTTCAGGGCCAGGTCCGAGGTGAGAGCGATCTCCCCGGCAAGGGGGTACCGGAAACTGCGCAGGTACCGCAGGATGTCAGACTGATGACCGGTTTTTACCTGGAGGGAATCGATCAGGGGGTTGAGAAAGAGGCGCGTCACCCTGCCGTAGAAGGTGGCGCGGCCGTCGCCCAGGCGGGCATAATACCCCTTGTTGAAGAAGTAGTCAAGGTCAGGGTTCACCAGGGGGAAGGCGAGTTTCATCGGGATCTCGCAGGAATAGTTCAGGATGTCGGCGTCGTGCATGACGACGGCATAGGCGTCCACCGACGCGGCGCCGAGGGCCAGCCAGGTGTCCCTCCCCTTGCCCTGAATACCGAGGTCTATCCCTTCCTTCCCGAGGTCGCCGATGATCGCCTCGATGCCCGGGCTGTTGCACCACATGACCCGGTGAGGGCGCTCCAGCGAGTTGAAGAAGTGTGACGCCGATCTGAACTCCTCCTCTGACCGGGCGTAGAGTGCCACCAGCACATTGTTCAGGAATGTCGCCTTGTTCAGTTCGGCGACGATGCCGGGCAACGCGCCATGACTGAGATCGCCGTAGGCCAGCGGCAGCACCAGGTTGATCGGCCTCTCTTCCTTGAGGTCTTCGAGAAACCTCAGGGTTCTCGACTTCTCATACCCGAAATCATGGATCGTCGTGATCGGCCCCTGATCGAAATCCATCGAACCCCCCTCCGAGCAGGCGCATATATCACGACTTTTATATTTATATCCACCCCTGCGGCAGGACATGGACGACTGAATTGAGAAGACAGAATAGGATAAGGCAATCAAACACCGGGAAAGGCGATAAAAACGAATGCGAGGGAAGGGATTCGAACCCTCGAATGCCTGCGCAATTAGGCCCTGAACCTAACGCCTTTGACCTGGCTTGGCTACCCTCGCGCTAATAACTGTTCTCACTCAACTGAAATAAAGATATGCCTCGCCCCTGCCTCCCGGCCGCCTCACACAGGCAGGATGAGAGGTGATAGGCGGGGCCTCGCAGAAAGGGGCAGGAGAGTATGGATCCGGTCTTCGGTCAGCTGAAAAAACCGCCAAATTCTTCGCCAATGCCGGGAGGGTGCTTCGTATCATAAATATTTCCCGTTAGTATTATAGTGCCGGCGGATGCACACGTATATTAATGGATGATTCAAGGTACGAGTCACTGAAGATCGAAAATATCGTCGCATCCGGTGTCATAGCCGATTCCATCGATCTCGGGGATGTCTCGAAAAAGGTTCCGAATTGCGAACTGAACACGAAGCGCTTCCCCGGCGCAGTCTACCGGATCGAAAAACCGAAGATCGCCTCCCTGATCTTCTCCTCAGGCAAGGTCGTCCTTACCGGGATCCGGAACAAGCAGGATCTCTACGACGGCCTCAATATCATCGTCCAGTCCCTCAAGGAAGCGGGGGTCGACACCTACGACGAACCGAGGGTCGGGATCACCAATATCGTCTGCTCGTACGACATCGGACGGTACATCAACCTCAACAAGGTCGTGATCACCCTTAACCTGGAAAACATCGAGTACGAGCCCGAACAGTTCCCCGGCCTCGTCTACAGGATCAAG contains:
- the mpgP gene encoding mannosyl-3-phosphoglycerate phosphatase, with protein sequence MHVIFTDLDGTLLDHDTYSFAAAAPALRLLSLKRCPLVICTSKTRAEIEVVRDKLGVSDPFISENGGAVFIPRGYFTVPVGHTREAGGYLVIELGAPYGRLRAAIREIRSKTGCKVIGFGDMTVEEVAHDAGLDRASARLARMREYDEPFVIPDPACVEAVLGEIEARGLRHTRGGRYFHLTGDNDKGRAVSLLAALFREEYGTVTTVGLGDSRNDLPMLAATDIPILVQKPDGSYEKAGQEVVHADGVGPEGWNRAVVKMLEKI
- a CDS encoding TATA-box-binding protein, which codes for MDDSRYESLKIENIVASGVIADSIDLGDVSKKVPNCELNTKRFPGAVYRIEKPKIASLIFSSGKVVLTGIRNKQDLYDGLNIIVQSLKEAGVDTYDEPRVGITNIVCSYDIGRYINLNKVVITLNLENIEYEPEQFPGLVYRIKDPKIVALLFSSGKIILTGGKNLEDIKRGLDFLEQKLESIM